The genomic stretch TCTCGATATTCATTTCATCTAAAAGTTTTGCGCCGCCTTTTCCAAGCAAAATGTATTGTGCGAGTTTTGTAGATTCATTGGCATCATACAATCTGTGACAAATTGTTTTAGAAATATGATCGTTTTCCGGTACATCTGTAGAAAGCAAAAACATGGGTGCTGTGTTGAACGTTTCAGGATCGAGATACCACACTTTCACCCAAACCGGTGCGCTGTGGATTTCGATTTGAAATTTGACACCTGTATCTTCAAGAAAGCTGTACATTTTTCTTGTCCACGTGGGCTGCAAAGTCTGATCATGATTTCTTGCCTGATCGTAATATCCGAATTTCCATAAAATTCCGATCCCGATAAGATCCTGATTAAGATTGTACGCACTTCTCATGTGAGATCCCGCTAAGAATCCCAAACCTCCGGAATATATTTTTAAAACCTGCTCCAATGCAAATTCCATTGAGAAATAGGCAACTTTTTTAGAGTATTCTGGGCTGATGTTGAAAGGTACTTTATAATTTCTGAAATCCATAAAATCATTGTTTGCGTTAAATAAGAGTAAAGGTATTAATTAAGAAAAGAAACTCTACATTAATTATGTGATAAATTATTGTAAAAAGAGACTGTTGAATCTTATTTTTAATTACCTTTAAGTGTAAATTTTTGATAATCAAAAACTTTCAGTCTAAACCGTGAAAACCATGTGTCATTATTAATTAAAAAAACAACACATGAAAAGAGCATTTTCTGATGAAGATTTAATAAAAAATCTCAGCTTGTATTATCTCAACCGGCATTTGAAAAAAAAGCCGATGCAAAAATATCACCAAAAGATTGATGAATCACAACTTCATGACCGTGAAAAATATAAGAAAAAAGCAGAAATTTTATTGCTTAATTCTTTTATGCATCATTTTCCGGAAGTTACCTTTGAGAATCTTACCTGCGAAAGTCCTGATTTTATTGCTACGCTTAACGAAAAAAAGATAGGAATAGAATTGACTGAGGTGATCAATCATCTTGATATGAAAAAGTTGGAAAGCAGCTTAAACAAGATTTTCCGTCAGGCAGAAATATTACTCGAACAAGAAGACACTACGAAATATCGTGGTGTTTATTTTTTAGAATTTCATCCAAATATTAAATTTGATTCTCTGGAGAATCAGCAAGAAATTATTTTAAATATTTATAAAAGCATTAAAAGAGGAAAACCTGTCGGTTGTGTGAAAAATATCAGAAAATCTTCTCACCGCAGAAATGTTTTTATCACTTATGAATATAATATGAGTCTTTTTGACGAACTCTGTTCTGAGAAAATTATTGAACTGATCGAAAAAAAGAACGAAAAATTCCCATATTATGACACTTCTGTTGATGAATGCTGGCTGGTTATTGTTTCAGATATGAATTCTATTGCGTCGAGGTATACTTTCATTCAGGACAGAGAACATCTGAGTCAGGTGAAAAGCCCTTTTCATAAGATTTTTCATCTCGAAAACCTCTGTGGGAATATGACTAATATTAAATAGGATCCAGATATTAGTATAAATTTTATAATTTTATAAATGTTTTATTGATGAATAATATGTTTTTATCAATATTTTGTGATGTTAATTAAATTTGATTATATTTGGTATAATTAATTAATAACCAGATTAACATGAAAAAAACTTTACTATTTATCCTTTTTTGCATTTCACAAAGTTTTTATTCTCAGGCAGATTGTTCTACTGCATTAGCTGTTTGTGGAAACTCAAGCATTACCTACAGCCCTACAGGAATTGGTCTGGTCAACGAATCTTTAGGAGGCTGTCTGATAACCGGAGAGCATAACTCAATATGGTATAAATTAACGATCGCAACAAGCGGAACGCTTACTTTTGATTTGGTTCCCACCAATTCAGATGCAGATTATGACTGGGCAATTTATGGGCCTAATGCTGTCTGCGGAAGTTTAGGTTCGCCAATTCGATGCAATGCCGCAACCGTAATTGGAGTAGGCGCCTCAACAGGATTGGATATGACAAGTACGATTATAAGTGCAGCAGGCGGTTCTACGACTCCTTATTGTCAATATATGGATGTAGTTGCAGGGCAAACTTATTACTTATATATCGATAACTGGGTCGGAGCTGGTGGCAGCACCACAGCACCTTTTTCGCTGACATGGGGCGGAACAGCTACTTTAGCTTCTCCTTTTACCAATCCTGCATTACAGCCAAACCCTTTTGTTCCACCGGGAATTCCTGCGGCTAATCCAAATGATCCTCGCGAAATCCTTATTTGTACAAGCCCAGCTTTGTTTGATTTCAGTACGCTGACTGCCGGGATCTTAAATGGAAACCCAAACTTTACTATCTCTTATCATACATCACAAAATGATGCACTTTCCGGGACAAGTCCTATTACGGCACCTTTGGTTGTGAATACCACAACAACCTATTATTACAGTATTCATTATCAGGATCCTGCAAATCCTAATAATGCGCTTAATTCTTGTCGACAGATTGGTGCTTTTAAATTCAAATTAGGAAATATTACGGCTAATGATGTAACGATTTATGCGTGTAACAATAACAAAAAAGGACAAGGTATATTTAATTTGGTTGGAGCTAATGTATTTACTGGCTCGAATGTGACGATAACATATTACCCGACTTTGGCTAATCTAAATGCAGGAACAGGGCAAATTGCTAACCCAAGTCAGTATTTGTCAGCGGAAGGAACTGTTTATGCACATGTGCAAACAACAGATGGCTGTTCTGATAATGCAGTGATTACCCTGCTTTTTTATCCTGAAGTCGTTGTAAATGATGCTACATTGAGAGCTTGTACATTTGATTTTAATCTTAAAACGGCTTCTTTTGATCTTACAAATGCTGTAGTGACAGCTCAGTCAGGAATAACGAAAAAATATTATCCATCTCTTACAGATGCAACCAACGGAACTAACATTATTTCAAACTTCACAACATATATTTCTCCAAATGCAGTGGTATATGTAAAAGTTATTGACGGAAATGGTTGTTATGGTATTGCAAAAATTAATTTGGAAGTAATTCCTCCCGTGTATTCTCAAACTTTAAAAGATAAAACAATCTGTATTGAAGATAGAACGACATTAGATGCAGGTGCAGGGTTTGATGGCTATGAGTGGAGCACCGGTGCAACAACACAAATTATTTCTGATGTTGGAGTAGGAACTTATTGGGTGAGATTAAAAACCGGAGATTGTATCGCTCAGCAGAGCGTAAAAGTACATTCTTCAGAACAGCCTGTTATTACAAGTGTCGATATTTCTAATACAACAGTGACAGTCAATGTAAATGGAGGAACTGCCCCATACCAATATTCGATGGATGCCATTGCTTGGCAAAATTCTAATGTATTTACGAATGTGAAAAGAGGCGATCACAAAATCTATGTGAAAGACGCTTATGATTGCGAGCCTATAGAAATTGGAATTGTCGTTCCGAATCTTGTAAATGTTATTACGCCCAATGGCGACGGTATCAATGATATCATAGATTATTCTGCTTTGGCAAATAAACAGAATTTGATTTTTAATGTTTTTGACAGATACGGAAACAAAATTTTCCAGGCAGATAAAATGAATAATTATAAATGGGACGGAACTGCAGGTAATAAAAAAGTACCTACCGGAAATTACTGGTATTCTGTATCATGGAATGAAAATGATAAAAAAGGAACACTAATTAAATATTCAGGTTGGGTATTGGTGAAAAATAGAGAATAATAATTAATGATTATATAATGAGAAAGCCATCTTGCAAAAGATGGCTTTTGTTAATTAAAAACTTTTGTATCTTTAAAATAATCAGAGAGATAAAGTATTTTACCGCATTCTGAAAACTGTACAACAGTACAGATCTCATTAATGTAAGCTTCCTTACCTGCCATATTTCCTGAAGAAGAAGTTTGATAAAAATATTTGTTGTTTCCTAAAGAGAAAATTTCAGAAACATTCCATTCAATCTTTTCGTATCGTTTAAAAATAGCTCTGAATAACGCTAATATCCTGCTTTTTCCGGAAATTTCTTTCGCCGGTGGAATCCAAATTACAGTTTCATCAGTAAACCACTTTTCAAGCTTCTCAATATTCAAAGAATTTAAATCCTGCATAAAATGGCTGATCTTACAATTCATAGGTTGCAATTTACATTTATATACGTGAAAAACACTAAATTGGATTTAAATTAAAATAGTAAACATTCATCATGAAAGATTTATTCATTAAAAGGTTTCAATATTATAAGATGCTCGGCGATAAATCATTTGAGCAACTTTCAGACGAGCAGATTTTTTGGCAGTTCAATCAAGAAAGTAATTCAATTGCAATCATTGTGAAGCATGTCGCAGGAAATATGCTGTCGAGATGGACTAATTTTTTAACGGAAGATGGTGAGAAACCGTGGCGAAACCGTGATGAAGAATTCGTAAATACTTTTCAATCCAAAGCTGAGGTTTTAGATTATTGGGAAAAAGGCTGGAAATGTCTCTTTGAAGCTTTGAGTCAGATTAATGATCAAAATTTATATTCAACAATTTATATAAGAAATGAAGGACATTCGGTGATTGATGCAGTTTTCAGACAGCTAGCTCATTATCCTTATCACATCGGTCAGATTGTTTTTATTGCTAAAATGATGAAAAATGATGATTGGAAAACACTTTCCATCGCAAGAAATAAGTCGCAGGATTTTAATAATGAAATGAAAGATAAATTTACAAATGGTGATATAGAAATTCAGAATTCTTCTTCCGTTTGTTTTGCCAATAGCCCTGATGTAAGAGACGATTATAAACCATAGACCAAATCAATTTACAATTCATATTAAAATCATTATCTTTGCACCCACAAAATTCAGGAAAATAAATGTCCCACTTTCATAGAACAGCCGCTTTTCATACCCTTGGCTGCAAATTAAATTTTG from Chryseobacterium indoltheticum encodes the following:
- a CDS encoding T9SS type B sorting domain-containing protein; amino-acid sequence: MKKTLLFILFCISQSFYSQADCSTALAVCGNSSITYSPTGIGLVNESLGGCLITGEHNSIWYKLTIATSGTLTFDLVPTNSDADYDWAIYGPNAVCGSLGSPIRCNAATVIGVGASTGLDMTSTIISAAGGSTTPYCQYMDVVAGQTYYLYIDNWVGAGGSTTAPFSLTWGGTATLASPFTNPALQPNPFVPPGIPAANPNDPREILICTSPALFDFSTLTAGILNGNPNFTISYHTSQNDALSGTSPITAPLVVNTTTTYYYSIHYQDPANPNNALNSCRQIGAFKFKLGNITANDVTIYACNNNKKGQGIFNLVGANVFTGSNVTITYYPTLANLNAGTGQIANPSQYLSAEGTVYAHVQTTDGCSDNAVITLLFYPEVVVNDATLRACTFDFNLKTASFDLTNAVVTAQSGITKKYYPSLTDATNGTNIISNFTTYISPNAVVYVKVIDGNGCYGIAKINLEVIPPVYSQTLKDKTICIEDRTTLDAGAGFDGYEWSTGATTQIISDVGVGTYWVRLKTGDCIAQQSVKVHSSEQPVITSVDISNTTVTVNVNGGTAPYQYSMDAIAWQNSNVFTNVKRGDHKIYVKDAYDCEPIEIGIVVPNLVNVITPNGDGINDIIDYSALANKQNLIFNVFDRYGNKIFQADKMNNYKWDGTAGNKKVPTGNYWYSVSWNENDKKGTLIKYSGWVLVKNRE
- a CDS encoding nuclear transport factor 2 family protein — translated: MNCKISHFMQDLNSLNIEKLEKWFTDETVIWIPPAKEISGKSRILALFRAIFKRYEKIEWNVSEIFSLGNNKYFYQTSSSGNMAGKEAYINEICTVVQFSECGKILYLSDYFKDTKVFN
- a CDS encoding DUF1572 domain-containing protein; its protein translation is MKDLFIKRFQYYKMLGDKSFEQLSDEQIFWQFNQESNSIAIIVKHVAGNMLSRWTNFLTEDGEKPWRNRDEEFVNTFQSKAEVLDYWEKGWKCLFEALSQINDQNLYSTIYIRNEGHSVIDAVFRQLAHYPYHIGQIVFIAKMMKNDDWKTLSIARNKSQDFNNEMKDKFTNGDIEIQNSSSVCFANSPDVRDDYKP